From Apteryx mantelli isolate bAptMan1 chromosome 30, bAptMan1.hap1, whole genome shotgun sequence, the proteins below share one genomic window:
- the TLE2 gene encoding transducin-like enhancer protein 2 isoform X2, whose translation MYPGGRHPTPLQAGQPFKFSILEICDRIKEEFQFLQAQYHSLKLECEKLVSEKTEMQRHYVMYYEMSYGLNIEMHKQAEIVKRLSAICAQIIPFLTQEHQQQVLQAVERAKQVTMGELNSIVGQQQLQHLSHHAPPIPLTPHPSSMQPSSLTGVGSASGLLALSGALMAQSQLAAKEDRVLQDGENREHTPSRGKGTPASQSSCGTGCTNSWLDSGRWLGSSQQHRKDSSREETCLALLCGPSALPSSSLAFLFPPPAQSVSASPPESLQDEERMGSTGLKRKREEKDLPGHYDSDGDKSDYNLVVDEDPPSEPGSPGRAPSARLPPARRDMPESPASLASSRSTTPLKPKDQSPNDLSASALASKCAGSSPSRDSLTPGPGPSSASHLRPPPAKPPATDTITLRSPLSVSSPYTSSFGMVPHATLNGELTAPSMYMGIHLSPQVSSTVMYGRSPMVAFESHPHLRASSMSSSLSTIPGGKPAYSFHISADGQMQPVPFPPDALIGSGIPRHARQLHTLTHGEVVCAVTISSSTQHVYTGGKGCVKVWDVGQPGTKTAVAQLDCLNRDNYIRSCKLLPDGRSLIVGGEASTLSIWDLAAPTPRIKAELTSSAPACYALAISPDAKVCFSCCSDGNIVVWDLQNQTMVRQFQGHTDGASCIDISNYGTKLWTGGLDNTVRCWDLREGRQLQQHDFSSQIFSLGYCPTGEWLAVGMESSNVEILHVTKPEKYQLHLHDSCVLSLKFASCGKWFVSTGKDNLLNAWRTPYGASIFQSKESSSVLSCDISINDKFIVTGSGDKKATVYEVVY comes from the exons ATGTACCCGGGGGGACGGCACCCG ACTCCCCTCCAGGCCGGGCAGCCCTTCAAGTTCTCGATTTTGGAGATCTGTGACCGGATTAAGGAGGAATTTCAGTTCCTGCAGGCTCAGTATCACAG CCTGAAACTGGAATGTGAGAAGCTGGTGAGTGAGAAGACGGAGATGCAGAGACATTATGTCATG TATTATGAAATGTCCTATGGGCTGAACATTGAAATGCACAAGCAG gcAGAGATTGTCAAGAGACTGAGTGCCATCTGCGCCCAGATTATACCCTTCCTGACGCAGGAG CACCAGCAGCAGGTTCTGCAGGCAGTGGAGCGGGCCAAGCAGGTGACCATGGGGGAACTCAACAGCATCGTTGGG cagcagcagcttcagcaCCTCTCCCACCACGCACCCCCCATCCCGCTGACCCCCCACCCCTCCAGCATGCAGCCATCTAGCCTGACGGGGGTCGGCAGCGCCTCGGGGCTCCTGGCCCTCTCGGGGGCACTTATGGCGCAGTCGCAGCTCGCTGCCAAGGAGGACAGAGTGCTCCAGGATGGGGAGAACAGAG AGCACACCCCGAGCCGG GGGAAGGGGACCCCTGCCTCCCAAAGCAGCTGTGGCACAGGTTGTACAAATAGCTGGCTGGATTCTGGACGCTGGCTGGGAAGCAGCCAACAGCACCGGAAGGACTCTTCTAGAGAGGAAACATGTTTGGCACTGCTTTGCGGCCCGTCTGCTCTCCCCTCCAGCTCACTcgccttcctcttcccccctccggCTCAGAGTGTTTCTGCTTCCCCTCCGGAGAGCCTGCAGGACGAGGAGCGGATGGGCAGCACAGGCCTGAAGCGGAAACGGGAAGAAAAGGACCTGCCTGGGCATTAT GACAGTGATGGGGACAAGAGTGACTACAACCTTGTGGTGGATGAG GATCCGCCCTCGGAGCCCGGCAGCCCTGGCCGTGCACCCAGTGcccggctgcccccagcccgccGGGACATGCCCGAAAGCCCTGCCTCGCTCGCCTCCAGCCGCAGCACGACCCCCCTCAAGCCCAAGGACCAAAGTCCG AACGACCTCTCAGCCAGTGCTCTGGCCTCCAAGTGCGCCGGGTCCTCCCCTTCCCGGGACTCCCTCACGCCCGGCCCCGGGCCCAGCTCAGCCTCCCATCTCCGGCCGCCTCCCGCCAAGCCGCCTGCCACAGACACCATCA CTCTCCGCAGCCCGCTGAGCGTGTCCAGCCCCTACACATCCTCCTTTGGGATGGTGCCTCACGCCACCCTCAATGGCGAGCTCACGGCCCCCAGCATGTATATGGGCATCCACCTCTCTCCGCAAGTTAGCAGCACTGTGATGTACGGACGGTCCCCGATG GTGGCTTTCGAGTCTCACCCTCACCTGAGGGCTTCCTCAATGTCCTCTTCACTCTCCACCATCCCTGGAGGAAAACC CGCCTACTCCTTCCACATCAGCGCTGATGGGCAGATGCAGCCGGTGCCTTTCCCGCCCGACGCCCTCATCGGCTCCGGCATCCCCCGCCACGCACGGCAGCTCCACACCCTGACCCATGGCGAGGTGGTCTGTGCCGTCACCATCAGCAGCTCCACGCAACATGTCTACACAGGGGGCAAGGGCTGCGTGAAGGTGTGGGACGTGGGGCAGCCAGGCACCAAGACGGCCGTGGCGCAACTGGACTGCTTG AACCGGGACAACTACATCCGCTCCTGCAAGCTGCTCCCCGATGGCCGCAGCCTCATCGTGGGGGGGGAGGCCAGCACCCTGTCCATCTGGGACCTGGCCGCCCCCACGCCCCGCATCAAGGCCGAGCTCACCTCCTCCGCGCCTGCCTGCTATGCCCTAGCCATCAGCCCCGACGCCAAGgtctgcttctcctgctgcagcGACGGCAACATCGTGGTGTGGGACCTGCAGAACCAGACCATGGTGAG GCAGTTTCAAGGCCACACGGACGGCGCGAGCTGCATCGATATCTCTAACTACGGCACCAAGCTGTGGACAGGGGGGCTGGACAACACGGTGCGGTGCTGGGACCTGCGGGAAGGCCGTCAGCTGCAGCAGCATGACTTCAGCTCGCAG ATCTTCTCCCTGGGGTACTGCCCCACGGGCGAGTGGCTCGCCGTCGGCATGGAGAGCAGCAATGTGGAGATCCTGCATGTGACCAAACCAGAGAAATACCAGCTGCACCTCCATGACAGCTGCGTCCTGTCCCTCAAATTTGCCTCCTGCG GGAAATGGTTTGTGAGCACAGGGAAGGACAACTTGCTGAATGCCTGGCGGACACCCTATGGAGCCAGCATATTCCAG TCCAAAGAGTCCTCATCTGTGCTGAGCTGCGACATCTCCATCAATGACAAGTTCATCGTTACAGGCTCTGGAGACAAGAAAGCCACAGTGTATGAGGTGGTGTACTGA
- the TLE2 gene encoding transducin-like enhancer protein 2 isoform X8, whose product MYPGGRHPTPLQAGQPFKFSILEICDRIKEEFQFLQAQYHSLKLECEKLVSEKTEMQRHYVMYYEMSYGLNIEMHKQAEIVKRLSAICAQIIPFLTQEHQQQVLQAVERAKQVTMGELNSIVGQQQLQHLSHHAPPIPLTPHPSSMQPSSLTGVGSASGLLALSGALMAQSQLAAKEDRVLQDGENREHTPSRGKGTPASQSSCGTGCTNSWLDSGRWLGSSQQHRKDSSREETCLALLCGPSALPSSSLAFLFPPPAQSVSASPPESLQDEERMGSTGLKRKREEKDLPGHYDSDGDKSDYNLVVDEDPPSEPGSPGRAPSARLPPARRDMPESPASLASSRSTTPLKPKDQSPNDLSASALASKCAGSSPSRDSLTPGPGPSSASHLRPPPAKPPATDTITLRSPLSVSSPYTSSFGMVPHATLNGELTAPSMYMGIHLSPQVSSTVMYGRSPMVAFESHPHLRASSMSSSLSTIPGGKPAYSFHISADGQMQPVPFPPDALIGSGIPRHARQLHTLTHGEVVCAVTISSSTQHVYTGGKGCVKVWDVGQPGTKTAVAQLDCLNRDNYIRSCKLLPDGRSLIVGGEASTLSIWDLAAPTPRIKAELTSSAPACYALAISPDAKVCFSCCSDGNIVVWDLQNQTMAVSRPHGRRELHRYL is encoded by the exons ATGTACCCGGGGGGACGGCACCCG ACTCCCCTCCAGGCCGGGCAGCCCTTCAAGTTCTCGATTTTGGAGATCTGTGACCGGATTAAGGAGGAATTTCAGTTCCTGCAGGCTCAGTATCACAG CCTGAAACTGGAATGTGAGAAGCTGGTGAGTGAGAAGACGGAGATGCAGAGACATTATGTCATG TATTATGAAATGTCCTATGGGCTGAACATTGAAATGCACAAGCAG gcAGAGATTGTCAAGAGACTGAGTGCCATCTGCGCCCAGATTATACCCTTCCTGACGCAGGAG CACCAGCAGCAGGTTCTGCAGGCAGTGGAGCGGGCCAAGCAGGTGACCATGGGGGAACTCAACAGCATCGTTGGG cagcagcagcttcagcaCCTCTCCCACCACGCACCCCCCATCCCGCTGACCCCCCACCCCTCCAGCATGCAGCCATCTAGCCTGACGGGGGTCGGCAGCGCCTCGGGGCTCCTGGCCCTCTCGGGGGCACTTATGGCGCAGTCGCAGCTCGCTGCCAAGGAGGACAGAGTGCTCCAGGATGGGGAGAACAGAG AGCACACCCCGAGCCGG GGGAAGGGGACCCCTGCCTCCCAAAGCAGCTGTGGCACAGGTTGTACAAATAGCTGGCTGGATTCTGGACGCTGGCTGGGAAGCAGCCAACAGCACCGGAAGGACTCTTCTAGAGAGGAAACATGTTTGGCACTGCTTTGCGGCCCGTCTGCTCTCCCCTCCAGCTCACTcgccttcctcttcccccctccggCTCAGAGTGTTTCTGCTTCCCCTCCGGAGAGCCTGCAGGACGAGGAGCGGATGGGCAGCACAGGCCTGAAGCGGAAACGGGAAGAAAAGGACCTGCCTGGGCATTAT GACAGTGATGGGGACAAGAGTGACTACAACCTTGTGGTGGATGAG GATCCGCCCTCGGAGCCCGGCAGCCCTGGCCGTGCACCCAGTGcccggctgcccccagcccgccGGGACATGCCCGAAAGCCCTGCCTCGCTCGCCTCCAGCCGCAGCACGACCCCCCTCAAGCCCAAGGACCAAAGTCCG AACGACCTCTCAGCCAGTGCTCTGGCCTCCAAGTGCGCCGGGTCCTCCCCTTCCCGGGACTCCCTCACGCCCGGCCCCGGGCCCAGCTCAGCCTCCCATCTCCGGCCGCCTCCCGCCAAGCCGCCTGCCACAGACACCATCA CTCTCCGCAGCCCGCTGAGCGTGTCCAGCCCCTACACATCCTCCTTTGGGATGGTGCCTCACGCCACCCTCAATGGCGAGCTCACGGCCCCCAGCATGTATATGGGCATCCACCTCTCTCCGCAAGTTAGCAGCACTGTGATGTACGGACGGTCCCCGATG GTGGCTTTCGAGTCTCACCCTCACCTGAGGGCTTCCTCAATGTCCTCTTCACTCTCCACCATCCCTGGAGGAAAACC CGCCTACTCCTTCCACATCAGCGCTGATGGGCAGATGCAGCCGGTGCCTTTCCCGCCCGACGCCCTCATCGGCTCCGGCATCCCCCGCCACGCACGGCAGCTCCACACCCTGACCCATGGCGAGGTGGTCTGTGCCGTCACCATCAGCAGCTCCACGCAACATGTCTACACAGGGGGCAAGGGCTGCGTGAAGGTGTGGGACGTGGGGCAGCCAGGCACCAAGACGGCCGTGGCGCAACTGGACTGCTTG AACCGGGACAACTACATCCGCTCCTGCAAGCTGCTCCCCGATGGCCGCAGCCTCATCGTGGGGGGGGAGGCCAGCACCCTGTCCATCTGGGACCTGGCCGCCCCCACGCCCCGCATCAAGGCCGAGCTCACCTCCTCCGCGCCTGCCTGCTATGCCCTAGCCATCAGCCCCGACGCCAAGgtctgcttctcctgctgcagcGACGGCAACATCGTGGTGTGGGACCTGCAGAACCAGACCATG GCAGTTTCAAGGCCACACGGACGGCGCGAGCTGCATCGATATCTCTAA
- the TLE2 gene encoding transducin-like enhancer protein 2 isoform X3: protein MYPGGRHPTPLQAGQPFKFSILEICDRIKEEFQFLQAQYHSLKLECEKLVSEKTEMQRHYVMYYEMSYGLNIEMHKQAEIVKRLSAICAQIIPFLTQEHQQQVLQAVERAKQVTMGELNSIVGQQLQHLSHHAPPIPLTPHPSSMQPSSLTGVGSASGLLALSGALMAQSQLAAKEDRVLQDGENREHTPSRGKGTPASQSSCGTGCTNSWLDSGRWLGSSQQHRKDSSREETCLALLCGPSALPSSSLAFLFPPPAQSVSASPPESLQDEERMGSTGLKRKREEKDLPGHYDSDGDKSDYNLVVDEDPPSEPGSPGRAPSARLPPARRDMPESPASLASSRSTTPLKPKDQSPNDLSASALASKCAGSSPSRDSLTPGPGPSSASHLRPPPAKPPATDTITLRSPLSVSSPYTSSFGMVPHATLNGELTAPSMYMGIHLSPQVSSTVMYGRSPMVAFESHPHLRASSMSSSLSTIPGGKPAYSFHISADGQMQPVPFPPDALIGSGIPRHARQLHTLTHGEVVCAVTISSSTQHVYTGGKGCVKVWDVGQPGTKTAVAQLDCLNRDNYIRSCKLLPDGRSLIVGGEASTLSIWDLAAPTPRIKAELTSSAPACYALAISPDAKVCFSCCSDGNIVVWDLQNQTMVRQFQGHTDGASCIDISNYGTKLWTGGLDNTVRCWDLREGRQLQQHDFSSQIFSLGYCPTGEWLAVGMESSNVEILHVTKPEKYQLHLHDSCVLSLKFASCGKWFVSTGKDNLLNAWRTPYGASIFQSKESSSVLSCDISINDKFIVTGSGDKKATVYEVVY from the exons ATGTACCCGGGGGGACGGCACCCG ACTCCCCTCCAGGCCGGGCAGCCCTTCAAGTTCTCGATTTTGGAGATCTGTGACCGGATTAAGGAGGAATTTCAGTTCCTGCAGGCTCAGTATCACAG CCTGAAACTGGAATGTGAGAAGCTGGTGAGTGAGAAGACGGAGATGCAGAGACATTATGTCATG TATTATGAAATGTCCTATGGGCTGAACATTGAAATGCACAAGCAG gcAGAGATTGTCAAGAGACTGAGTGCCATCTGCGCCCAGATTATACCCTTCCTGACGCAGGAG CACCAGCAGCAGGTTCTGCAGGCAGTGGAGCGGGCCAAGCAGGTGACCATGGGGGAACTCAACAGCATCGTTGGG cagcagcttcagcaCCTCTCCCACCACGCACCCCCCATCCCGCTGACCCCCCACCCCTCCAGCATGCAGCCATCTAGCCTGACGGGGGTCGGCAGCGCCTCGGGGCTCCTGGCCCTCTCGGGGGCACTTATGGCGCAGTCGCAGCTCGCTGCCAAGGAGGACAGAGTGCTCCAGGATGGGGAGAACAGAG AGCACACCCCGAGCCGG GGGAAGGGGACCCCTGCCTCCCAAAGCAGCTGTGGCACAGGTTGTACAAATAGCTGGCTGGATTCTGGACGCTGGCTGGGAAGCAGCCAACAGCACCGGAAGGACTCTTCTAGAGAGGAAACATGTTTGGCACTGCTTTGCGGCCCGTCTGCTCTCCCCTCCAGCTCACTcgccttcctcttcccccctccggCTCAGAGTGTTTCTGCTTCCCCTCCGGAGAGCCTGCAGGACGAGGAGCGGATGGGCAGCACAGGCCTGAAGCGGAAACGGGAAGAAAAGGACCTGCCTGGGCATTAT GACAGTGATGGGGACAAGAGTGACTACAACCTTGTGGTGGATGAG GATCCGCCCTCGGAGCCCGGCAGCCCTGGCCGTGCACCCAGTGcccggctgcccccagcccgccGGGACATGCCCGAAAGCCCTGCCTCGCTCGCCTCCAGCCGCAGCACGACCCCCCTCAAGCCCAAGGACCAAAGTCCG AACGACCTCTCAGCCAGTGCTCTGGCCTCCAAGTGCGCCGGGTCCTCCCCTTCCCGGGACTCCCTCACGCCCGGCCCCGGGCCCAGCTCAGCCTCCCATCTCCGGCCGCCTCCCGCCAAGCCGCCTGCCACAGACACCATCA CTCTCCGCAGCCCGCTGAGCGTGTCCAGCCCCTACACATCCTCCTTTGGGATGGTGCCTCACGCCACCCTCAATGGCGAGCTCACGGCCCCCAGCATGTATATGGGCATCCACCTCTCTCCGCAAGTTAGCAGCACTGTGATGTACGGACGGTCCCCGATG GTGGCTTTCGAGTCTCACCCTCACCTGAGGGCTTCCTCAATGTCCTCTTCACTCTCCACCATCCCTGGAGGAAAACC CGCCTACTCCTTCCACATCAGCGCTGATGGGCAGATGCAGCCGGTGCCTTTCCCGCCCGACGCCCTCATCGGCTCCGGCATCCCCCGCCACGCACGGCAGCTCCACACCCTGACCCATGGCGAGGTGGTCTGTGCCGTCACCATCAGCAGCTCCACGCAACATGTCTACACAGGGGGCAAGGGCTGCGTGAAGGTGTGGGACGTGGGGCAGCCAGGCACCAAGACGGCCGTGGCGCAACTGGACTGCTTG AACCGGGACAACTACATCCGCTCCTGCAAGCTGCTCCCCGATGGCCGCAGCCTCATCGTGGGGGGGGAGGCCAGCACCCTGTCCATCTGGGACCTGGCCGCCCCCACGCCCCGCATCAAGGCCGAGCTCACCTCCTCCGCGCCTGCCTGCTATGCCCTAGCCATCAGCCCCGACGCCAAGgtctgcttctcctgctgcagcGACGGCAACATCGTGGTGTGGGACCTGCAGAACCAGACCATGGTGAG GCAGTTTCAAGGCCACACGGACGGCGCGAGCTGCATCGATATCTCTAACTACGGCACCAAGCTGTGGACAGGGGGGCTGGACAACACGGTGCGGTGCTGGGACCTGCGGGAAGGCCGTCAGCTGCAGCAGCATGACTTCAGCTCGCAG ATCTTCTCCCTGGGGTACTGCCCCACGGGCGAGTGGCTCGCCGTCGGCATGGAGAGCAGCAATGTGGAGATCCTGCATGTGACCAAACCAGAGAAATACCAGCTGCACCTCCATGACAGCTGCGTCCTGTCCCTCAAATTTGCCTCCTGCG GGAAATGGTTTGTGAGCACAGGGAAGGACAACTTGCTGAATGCCTGGCGGACACCCTATGGAGCCAGCATATTCCAG TCCAAAGAGTCCTCATCTGTGCTGAGCTGCGACATCTCCATCAATGACAAGTTCATCGTTACAGGCTCTGGAGACAAGAAAGCCACAGTGTATGAGGTGGTGTACTGA
- the TLE2 gene encoding transducin-like enhancer protein 2 isoform X6: MYPGGRHPTPLQAGQPFKFSILEICDRIKEEFQFLQAQYHSLKLECEKLVSEKTEMQRHYVMYYEMSYGLNIEMHKQAEIVKRLSAICAQIIPFLTQEHQQQVLQAVERAKQVTMGELNSIVGQQLQHLSHHAPPIPLTPHPSSMQPSSLTGVGSASGLLALSGALMAQSQLAAKEDRVLQDGENREHTPSRSVSASPPESLQDEERMGSTGLKRKREEKDLPGHYDSDGDKSDYNLVVDEDPPSEPGSPGRAPSARLPPARRDMPESPASLASSRSTTPLKPKDQSPNDLSASALASKCAGSSPSRDSLTPGPGPSSASHLRPPPAKPPATDTITLRSPLSVSSPYTSSFGMVPHATLNGELTAPSMYMGIHLSPQVSSTVMYGRSPMVAFESHPHLRASSMSSSLSTIPGGKPAYSFHISADGQMQPVPFPPDALIGSGIPRHARQLHTLTHGEVVCAVTISSSTQHVYTGGKGCVKVWDVGQPGTKTAVAQLDCLNRDNYIRSCKLLPDGRSLIVGGEASTLSIWDLAAPTPRIKAELTSSAPACYALAISPDAKVCFSCCSDGNIVVWDLQNQTMVRQFQGHTDGASCIDISNYGTKLWTGGLDNTVRCWDLREGRQLQQHDFSSQIFSLGYCPTGEWLAVGMESSNVEILHVTKPEKYQLHLHDSCVLSLKFASCGKWFVSTGKDNLLNAWRTPYGASIFQSKESSSVLSCDISINDKFIVTGSGDKKATVYEVVY; encoded by the exons ATGTACCCGGGGGGACGGCACCCG ACTCCCCTCCAGGCCGGGCAGCCCTTCAAGTTCTCGATTTTGGAGATCTGTGACCGGATTAAGGAGGAATTTCAGTTCCTGCAGGCTCAGTATCACAG CCTGAAACTGGAATGTGAGAAGCTGGTGAGTGAGAAGACGGAGATGCAGAGACATTATGTCATG TATTATGAAATGTCCTATGGGCTGAACATTGAAATGCACAAGCAG gcAGAGATTGTCAAGAGACTGAGTGCCATCTGCGCCCAGATTATACCCTTCCTGACGCAGGAG CACCAGCAGCAGGTTCTGCAGGCAGTGGAGCGGGCCAAGCAGGTGACCATGGGGGAACTCAACAGCATCGTTGGG cagcagcttcagcaCCTCTCCCACCACGCACCCCCCATCCCGCTGACCCCCCACCCCTCCAGCATGCAGCCATCTAGCCTGACGGGGGTCGGCAGCGCCTCGGGGCTCCTGGCCCTCTCGGGGGCACTTATGGCGCAGTCGCAGCTCGCTGCCAAGGAGGACAGAGTGCTCCAGGATGGGGAGAACAGAG AGCACACCCCGAGCCGG AGTGTTTCTGCTTCCCCTCCGGAGAGCCTGCAGGACGAGGAGCGGATGGGCAGCACAGGCCTGAAGCGGAAACGGGAAGAAAAGGACCTGCCTGGGCATTAT GACAGTGATGGGGACAAGAGTGACTACAACCTTGTGGTGGATGAG GATCCGCCCTCGGAGCCCGGCAGCCCTGGCCGTGCACCCAGTGcccggctgcccccagcccgccGGGACATGCCCGAAAGCCCTGCCTCGCTCGCCTCCAGCCGCAGCACGACCCCCCTCAAGCCCAAGGACCAAAGTCCG AACGACCTCTCAGCCAGTGCTCTGGCCTCCAAGTGCGCCGGGTCCTCCCCTTCCCGGGACTCCCTCACGCCCGGCCCCGGGCCCAGCTCAGCCTCCCATCTCCGGCCGCCTCCCGCCAAGCCGCCTGCCACAGACACCATCA CTCTCCGCAGCCCGCTGAGCGTGTCCAGCCCCTACACATCCTCCTTTGGGATGGTGCCTCACGCCACCCTCAATGGCGAGCTCACGGCCCCCAGCATGTATATGGGCATCCACCTCTCTCCGCAAGTTAGCAGCACTGTGATGTACGGACGGTCCCCGATG GTGGCTTTCGAGTCTCACCCTCACCTGAGGGCTTCCTCAATGTCCTCTTCACTCTCCACCATCCCTGGAGGAAAACC CGCCTACTCCTTCCACATCAGCGCTGATGGGCAGATGCAGCCGGTGCCTTTCCCGCCCGACGCCCTCATCGGCTCCGGCATCCCCCGCCACGCACGGCAGCTCCACACCCTGACCCATGGCGAGGTGGTCTGTGCCGTCACCATCAGCAGCTCCACGCAACATGTCTACACAGGGGGCAAGGGCTGCGTGAAGGTGTGGGACGTGGGGCAGCCAGGCACCAAGACGGCCGTGGCGCAACTGGACTGCTTG AACCGGGACAACTACATCCGCTCCTGCAAGCTGCTCCCCGATGGCCGCAGCCTCATCGTGGGGGGGGAGGCCAGCACCCTGTCCATCTGGGACCTGGCCGCCCCCACGCCCCGCATCAAGGCCGAGCTCACCTCCTCCGCGCCTGCCTGCTATGCCCTAGCCATCAGCCCCGACGCCAAGgtctgcttctcctgctgcagcGACGGCAACATCGTGGTGTGGGACCTGCAGAACCAGACCATGGTGAG GCAGTTTCAAGGCCACACGGACGGCGCGAGCTGCATCGATATCTCTAACTACGGCACCAAGCTGTGGACAGGGGGGCTGGACAACACGGTGCGGTGCTGGGACCTGCGGGAAGGCCGTCAGCTGCAGCAGCATGACTTCAGCTCGCAG ATCTTCTCCCTGGGGTACTGCCCCACGGGCGAGTGGCTCGCCGTCGGCATGGAGAGCAGCAATGTGGAGATCCTGCATGTGACCAAACCAGAGAAATACCAGCTGCACCTCCATGACAGCTGCGTCCTGTCCCTCAAATTTGCCTCCTGCG GGAAATGGTTTGTGAGCACAGGGAAGGACAACTTGCTGAATGCCTGGCGGACACCCTATGGAGCCAGCATATTCCAG TCCAAAGAGTCCTCATCTGTGCTGAGCTGCGACATCTCCATCAATGACAAGTTCATCGTTACAGGCTCTGGAGACAAGAAAGCCACAGTGTATGAGGTGGTGTACTGA